One Cellulomonas soli DNA window includes the following coding sequences:
- the argS gene encoding arginine--tRNA ligase → MTPAELSQALRAALLSAVEDGTFALAVEDVPAEVRVERPRQREHGDWASNVAMQLAKKAGTNPRAFAEELARRLADFPGVAKVDVAGPGFLNITLDAAAAGELARSVVEQGAAYGNNDTFAGLRINLEFVSANPTGPIHIGGVRWAAVGDSLARVMAASGAQVEREYYFNDHGAQIDRFARSLLARARGLDAPEDGYGGQYISDIAERVTAIALADGQPDPKTLPDEEAQEVFRARGVELMFGEIRQSLHDFGVDFDVYFHEDSLYESGAVERAVARLRELGHIFEADGATWLRTTAFGDDKDRVVLKSDGNAAYIAGDIAYYLDKRERGFDRVLIMLGADHHGYIGRMMAVCAAFGDTPHENLELLIGQMVNLVRDGQPVRMSKRAGTVVTIDDLVDAVGVDAARYALARSSADSSIDLDLDLLTRATNENPVFYVQYAHARTVNVARNAAQSGVRRTDGFDASLLDHETESVLLGQIAELPRVVAQAAELREPHRVARYLEELAGAYHKWYDQRRVTPFGDEEVSDVHRTRLWLNDATRQVLANGLALLGVSAPERM, encoded by the coding sequence GTGACTCCCGCTGAGCTCTCCCAGGCACTGCGTGCCGCCCTGCTGTCCGCCGTCGAGGACGGCACGTTCGCCCTCGCCGTCGAGGACGTCCCGGCGGAGGTCCGGGTGGAGCGACCCCGTCAGCGCGAGCACGGCGACTGGGCGTCGAACGTGGCGATGCAGCTGGCGAAGAAGGCGGGCACCAACCCGCGTGCGTTCGCCGAGGAGCTGGCGCGCCGCCTGGCGGACTTCCCCGGTGTGGCGAAGGTCGACGTGGCCGGCCCCGGGTTCCTCAACATCACGCTCGACGCGGCCGCCGCCGGCGAGCTGGCCCGCTCGGTCGTCGAGCAGGGGGCCGCGTATGGGAACAACGACACGTTCGCGGGCCTGCGGATCAACCTGGAGTTCGTCTCGGCGAACCCGACCGGCCCGATCCACATCGGTGGTGTGCGGTGGGCGGCCGTGGGCGACAGCCTGGCCCGTGTCATGGCGGCCTCGGGTGCGCAGGTCGAGCGCGAGTACTACTTCAACGACCACGGTGCGCAGATCGACCGGTTCGCGCGCTCGCTGCTGGCCCGCGCCCGCGGGCTGGACGCGCCGGAGGACGGCTACGGCGGGCAGTACATCTCCGACATCGCCGAGCGGGTCACCGCGATCGCGCTGGCCGACGGGCAGCCGGACCCGAAGACGCTGCCCGACGAGGAGGCCCAGGAGGTCTTCCGGGCACGTGGTGTCGAGCTCATGTTCGGCGAGATCCGCCAGTCGCTGCACGACTTCGGCGTGGACTTCGACGTGTACTTCCACGAGGACTCGCTGTACGAGTCGGGCGCGGTCGAGCGTGCGGTGGCGCGGCTGCGCGAGCTCGGGCACATCTTCGAGGCGGACGGCGCGACGTGGCTGCGCACCACGGCCTTCGGTGACGACAAGGACCGTGTGGTCCTCAAGTCGGACGGCAACGCCGCCTACATCGCCGGCGACATCGCCTACTACCTGGACAAGCGCGAGCGCGGGTTCGACCGCGTCCTGATCATGCTGGGCGCCGACCACCACGGGTACATCGGCCGGATGATGGCCGTCTGCGCGGCGTTCGGCGACACCCCGCACGAGAACCTCGAGCTGCTGATCGGCCAGATGGTCAACCTGGTCCGCGACGGGCAGCCGGTGCGGATGTCGAAGCGTGCGGGCACGGTCGTCACGATCGACGACCTGGTCGACGCGGTCGGTGTCGACGCCGCGCGGTACGCCTTGGCGCGCTCCTCGGCCGACTCGAGCATCGACCTCGACCTGGACCTGCTGACCCGCGCGACGAACGAGAACCCGGTGTTCTACGTGCAGTACGCGCACGCCCGCACGGTCAACGTGGCGCGCAACGCCGCGCAGTCCGGGGTGCGCCGCACCGACGGCTTCGACGCCTCGCTGCTGGACCACGAGACGGAGTCGGTGCTGCTGGGTCAGATCGCCGAGTTGCCGCGCGTCGTGGCGCAGGCCGCCGAGCTGCGCGAACCGCACCGGGTGGCCCGCTACCTGGAGGAGCTCGCCGGGGCTTACCACAAGTGGTACGACCAGCGCCGGGTCACGCCCTTCGGCGACGAGGAGGTCTCGGACGTGCACCGCACGCGCCTGTGGCTCAACGACGCCACCCGCCAGGTGCTGGCCAACGGTCTGGCGCTGCTGGGTGTGAGCGCGCCGGAGCGCATGTGA
- the lysA gene encoding diaminopimelate decarboxylase encodes MSLGEPWSTGVTRGDDGALRVAGLDVRTLAAQQGTPAYVLDEADLRRRARHYREAFEQAFAQVGTGVDVYYAGKAFLSVAVARWVHEEGLRVDTSTGGELATALRAGVPGVDLGLHGNNKSDAEIEVALEAGVGRIIVDSLVEIDRVAAAARARGAEPAPVMIRVTTGVHAGGHEYISTAHEDQKFGLSIARGAPGVDGEPGDSPAMTALLAVLARPELRLLGIHSHIGSQILDPSGFTVAARAVLTLRAQLAERTGVLVDEVDLGGGYGIAYLPGEVALDPDRIAKEVASSVEAVAAELGTPLPRFSIEPGRSIAGPAGLTLYAVGTVKPVRLDDGRVRTYVSVDGGMSDNIRPALYGAQYHAVLADRVSTAEPVLARVVGKHCESGDIVVHEVQLPGDVQAGDLLAVAATGAYGRSMASNYNLVPRPPVVAVREGAARVLVRRETVEDLLALDQG; translated from the coding sequence GTGAGCCTGGGTGAGCCGTGGTCGACCGGGGTGACCCGGGGCGACGACGGTGCGTTGCGGGTGGCCGGCCTGGACGTGCGCACGCTGGCCGCGCAGCAGGGGACCCCGGCGTACGTGCTCGACGAGGCGGACCTGCGCCGTCGCGCGCGGCACTACCGCGAGGCGTTCGAGCAGGCGTTCGCGCAGGTCGGCACCGGGGTCGACGTCTACTACGCCGGCAAGGCGTTCCTGTCGGTCGCGGTCGCCCGGTGGGTGCACGAGGAGGGCCTGCGGGTCGACACGTCCACCGGCGGAGAGCTGGCCACGGCGCTGCGGGCCGGTGTGCCCGGGGTCGACCTGGGGCTGCACGGCAACAACAAGTCCGACGCGGAGATCGAGGTCGCGCTCGAGGCGGGCGTCGGCCGGATCATCGTGGACTCCCTCGTCGAGATCGACCGGGTGGCCGCGGCGGCCCGGGCACGTGGGGCAGAGCCCGCGCCGGTGATGATCCGGGTGACCACGGGTGTGCACGCCGGTGGGCACGAGTACATCTCGACCGCGCACGAGGACCAGAAGTTCGGTCTGTCCATCGCCCGCGGTGCGCCCGGGGTCGACGGGGAGCCGGGCGACTCTCCGGCGATGACCGCGCTGCTGGCGGTGCTGGCCCGCCCCGAGCTGCGGCTGCTGGGCATCCACTCGCACATCGGCTCGCAGATCCTGGACCCGTCGGGGTTCACGGTGGCGGCACGCGCGGTGCTCACGCTGCGGGCGCAGCTCGCGGAGCGCACCGGTGTGCTGGTCGACGAGGTCGACCTCGGCGGCGGGTACGGCATCGCCTACCTGCCCGGTGAGGTCGCGCTCGACCCCGACCGGATCGCGAAGGAGGTCGCGTCCTCGGTCGAGGCGGTGGCCGCCGAGCTCGGCACGCCGCTGCCCCGGTTCTCGATCGAGCCGGGCCGGTCGATCGCCGGGCCTGCCGGGCTCACGCTCTACGCGGTCGGCACGGTCAAGCCCGTGCGGCTCGACGACGGCCGGGTGCGCACGTACGTCTCGGTCGACGGCGGCATGAGCGACAACATCCGGCCCGCCCTGTACGGCGCGCAGTACCACGCGGTGCTGGCCGACCGGGTCTCGACCGCGGAACCGGTCCTGGCCCGTGTGGTCGGCAAGCACTGCGAGAGCGGCGACATCGTGGTGCACGAGGTGCAGCTGCCCGGTGACGTGCAGGCCGGCGACCTGCTGGCCGTGGCGGCCACCGGTGCGTACGGACGGTCGATGGCCTCGAACTACAACCTGGTGCCGCGCCCGCCCGTCGTCGCGGTGCGTGAGGGCGCCGCGCGCGTGCTGGTGCGGCGCGAGACGGTCGAGGACCTGCTGGCGCTCGACCAGGGCTGA
- a CDS encoding homoserine dehydrogenase: protein MTATAPQGDRHAPLRVAVLGCGVVGTQVVRLLTTQADDLAARVGAPLQLVGVAVRDTSVERDPVVDPALLTADAEGLVTRADVVVEVMGGIEPARGLILRAIEHGAAVVTANKALLAQDGPTLYAAADAAGVDLYFEAAVAGAIPIVRPVRESLVGDRIRRVLGIVNGTTNYVLDKMATEGLDLEQAVKEAQALGYAEADPTADVEGYDAAAKAAILASLAFHTRVSLDDVDREGITALTADDVAWAARTGHVLKLLAIAERGEAEDGTPGVQVRVHPALVPASHPLAGVRGAFNAVFVEAEAAGELMFYGRGAGGAPTASAVLGDVVSVARHRVLGGRGPVESSYADLPVLPAEAARTRYQMRLDVVDRPGVLAQVAAVLAEHGVSIEAVRQTPVGDDALENALAAGEIARLVITTHAATERALRGTVESIEGLDVVRRVISVLRVEGA from the coding sequence GTGACCGCAACCGCACCCCAGGGTGACCGTCACGCGCCGTTGCGCGTCGCCGTGCTGGGCTGCGGCGTGGTCGGCACGCAGGTCGTGCGGCTGCTCACGACGCAGGCGGACGACCTCGCCGCCCGGGTCGGGGCGCCGTTGCAGCTCGTCGGGGTGGCCGTGCGCGACACGAGCGTCGAGCGCGACCCGGTCGTCGACCCGGCGCTGCTGACGGCCGACGCCGAGGGCCTGGTCACCCGGGCGGACGTCGTCGTGGAGGTCATGGGCGGCATCGAGCCGGCGCGCGGCCTGATCCTGCGGGCCATCGAGCACGGCGCCGCGGTCGTCACCGCCAACAAGGCGCTGCTCGCGCAGGACGGTCCGACGCTGTACGCGGCCGCCGACGCCGCGGGCGTGGACCTGTACTTCGAGGCCGCCGTCGCCGGCGCCATCCCGATCGTGCGCCCCGTGCGCGAGTCGCTCGTCGGCGACCGGATCCGGCGCGTGCTGGGCATCGTCAACGGCACGACCAACTACGTGCTCGACAAGATGGCCACCGAGGGGCTCGACCTGGAGCAGGCCGTCAAGGAGGCGCAGGCCCTGGGCTACGCCGAGGCCGACCCGACGGCCGACGTCGAGGGCTACGACGCCGCTGCGAAGGCCGCGATCCTCGCCTCGCTCGCGTTCCACACCCGCGTCTCGCTCGACGACGTCGACCGCGAGGGCATCACCGCCCTGACGGCCGACGACGTCGCGTGGGCCGCCCGCACCGGTCACGTGCTCAAGCTGCTCGCCATCGCCGAGCGCGGCGAGGCCGAGGACGGCACCCCGGGCGTGCAGGTCCGGGTGCACCCCGCGTTGGTGCCCGCCTCGCACCCGCTGGCCGGTGTGCGCGGGGCGTTCAACGCGGTGTTCGTCGAGGCCGAGGCCGCCGGCGAGCTCATGTTCTACGGCCGTGGCGCGGGCGGTGCGCCGACTGCGTCCGCGGTGCTCGGTGACGTCGTCTCGGTCGCCCGTCACCGCGTGCTGGGTGGCCGGGGTCCGGTCGAGTCCTCCTACGCCGACCTGCCCGTGCTGCCGGCCGAGGCGGCCCGCACCCGCTACCAGATGCGCCTCGACGTGGTCGACCGCCCGGGGGTGCTCGCGCAGGTCGCGGCGGTGCTGGCCGAGCACGGGGTGTCCATCGAGGCCGTGCGGCAGACGCCGGTCGGCGACGACGCGCTCGAGAACGCGCTGGCCGCCGGGGAGATCGCCCGGCTGGTCATCACCACGCATGCCGCGACCGAACGCGCGCTGCGCGGCACGGTCGAGTCGATCGAGGGGCTCGACGTCGTGCGTCGGGTCATCTCCGTCCTGCGAGTCGAAGGAGCCTGA
- the thrC gene encoding threonine synthase has product MAHQWRGIIAEYADRLPEHVRRTVVTLGEGGTPLVPAPVLSQRTGAQVFLKVEGMNPTGSFKDRGMTTAISAAADRGARAVVCASTGNTSASAAAYATRAGMVCAVLVPDGKIAMGKLSQAVAHGARLLQVDGNFDDCLVAARKLAEAHPVELVNSVNPDRIEGQKTASFEVVDVLGDAPDIHVLPVGNAGNITAYWRGYREYAGLDAGAAHTAVATRTPAMWGFQAAGAAPIVAGHPITEPETIATAIRIGNPASWTQAEQARDVSGGLIEAVTDEEILAAHRVLSAQEGVFVEPASAAGVAGLLRLSDEGRVPSGARIVITVTGHGLKDPQWALRTPDGSEVTPLRVTADVVSIADALGL; this is encoded by the coding sequence ATGGCCCACCAGTGGCGCGGCATCATCGCCGAGTACGCCGACCGCCTGCCCGAGCACGTCCGTCGCACCGTGGTGACGCTGGGGGAGGGCGGCACGCCGCTCGTCCCCGCGCCGGTGCTCTCGCAGCGCACGGGTGCGCAGGTGTTCCTCAAGGTCGAGGGCATGAACCCGACCGGTTCCTTCAAGGACCGCGGCATGACGACCGCGATCTCGGCCGCGGCCGACCGCGGTGCCCGAGCCGTGGTGTGCGCCTCGACGGGCAACACCTCGGCGTCGGCCGCCGCCTACGCCACGCGCGCCGGCATGGTCTGCGCGGTGCTCGTGCCCGACGGCAAGATCGCGATGGGCAAGCTCAGCCAGGCCGTCGCGCACGGTGCCCGCCTGCTGCAGGTCGACGGCAACTTCGACGACTGCCTCGTGGCCGCCCGCAAGCTCGCCGAGGCCCACCCGGTCGAGCTGGTGAACTCGGTCAACCCCGACCGCATCGAGGGGCAGAAGACCGCGTCGTTCGAGGTCGTCGACGTGCTGGGCGACGCGCCCGACATCCATGTGCTGCCCGTCGGCAACGCCGGCAACATCACGGCCTACTGGCGCGGCTACCGCGAGTACGCGGGTCTGGACGCCGGTGCGGCGCACACTGCGGTCGCGACCCGGACCCCGGCCATGTGGGGCTTCCAGGCCGCCGGTGCCGCCCCGATCGTGGCGGGTCACCCGATCACCGAGCCGGAGACCATCGCCACGGCCATCCGGATCGGCAACCCCGCCTCCTGGACGCAGGCCGAGCAGGCGCGCGACGTCTCCGGCGGGCTCATCGAGGCCGTGACCGACGAGGAGATCCTCGCCGCGCACCGGGTGCTGTCCGCCCAGGAGGGCGTGTTCGTCGAGCCGGCGTCCGCCGCCGGCGTGGCGGGTCTGCTGCGCCTGTCGGACGAGGGCCGGGTTCCCTCGGGTGCACGCATCGTCATCACGGTGACCGGGCACGGCCTGAAGGACCCGCAGTGGGCGCTGCGCACGCCGGACGGCAGCGAGGTCACCCCGCTGCGGGTCACGGCGGACGTCGTGTCCATCGCCGACGCCCTCGGCCTGTAG
- the thrB gene encoding homoserine kinase, whose translation MRLRADHVRVRVPATSANLGPGFDALGLALGLHDELEVRALGGPGVRVEVTGEGAGQVPDDESHLVVRALRVALDHVGAPQAGLHLICRNRIPHGRGLGSSAAAVVAGLVAARALVSEPGVLDDDVVLDLATGMEGHPDNAAPALLGGATVAWTQDGPAGAPSVVRAAALAVHPDVVPVAIVPSVHLSTRTARGVLPTTVPHTDAAFQASRAALLVEALGRRPDLLLPATQDRLHQEYRRAVMPDSLALVDALRARGVAAVVSGAGPTVLVLARRTGAAPDGTVTTDADDAVDAAFGGAMTGWRILPLPVDVTGAQASALG comes from the coding sequence GTGCGCCTGCGTGCGGACCACGTCCGCGTCCGTGTCCCTGCGACGAGCGCGAACCTGGGTCCCGGCTTCGACGCCCTCGGCCTGGCCCTCGGCCTGCACGACGAGCTCGAGGTCCGGGCGCTGGGTGGCCCGGGCGTGCGGGTCGAGGTCACGGGTGAGGGCGCAGGCCAGGTGCCCGACGACGAGAGCCACCTGGTGGTGCGGGCCCTGCGGGTCGCGCTCGACCACGTCGGTGCCCCGCAGGCCGGGCTGCACCTGATCTGCCGGAACCGGATCCCGCACGGCCGCGGGCTCGGCTCGTCCGCCGCGGCCGTGGTCGCCGGGCTGGTGGCTGCCCGTGCGCTCGTCTCGGAGCCGGGGGTGCTCGACGACGACGTGGTCCTCGACCTGGCGACGGGTATGGAGGGGCACCCGGACAACGCGGCGCCGGCCCTGCTCGGTGGCGCGACGGTCGCCTGGACGCAGGACGGACCCGCCGGTGCGCCCTCGGTGGTACGGGCAGCGGCCCTCGCGGTGCACCCGGACGTCGTGCCCGTCGCGATCGTCCCCTCGGTGCACCTGTCGACGCGGACGGCGCGCGGCGTGCTCCCGACCACCGTGCCGCACACCGACGCGGCGTTCCAGGCCTCGCGTGCGGCACTGCTGGTCGAGGCGCTCGGCCGCCGGCCCGACCTGCTGCTGCCGGCGACGCAGGACCGCCTGCACCAGGAGTACCGCCGTGCGGTGATGCCGGACTCGCTCGCGCTCGTCGACGCGCTCCGTGCGCGCGGTGTCGCCGCGGTCGTCTCGGGTGCGGGGCCGACCGTGCTCGTGCTGGCCCGCCGCACCGGCGCGGCTCCGGACGGCACCGTGACCACGGACGCGGACGACGCCGTGGACGCGGCGTTCGGTGGTGCCATGACCGGCTGGCGCATCCTCCCGCTCCCGGTCGACGTCACCGGCGCACAGGCGTCGGCGCTGGGCTGA
- the rho gene encoding transcription termination factor Rho gives MTDTIEPAVSTSGGSAPSGSIAALRLPELQALASQLGVKGTSKMRKGDLVQAISAARGGSRPQALEPRRTGETVAVAETTGRTRSRAQAPVPATESTPNQAPAQSSAQAPTQVPAATAPAEERAPRVAASNEPAGSDDASATRARQGRAGRGDVLAGLEAALDARTSEGDRREDDRAARAAEAVGAVTGERRSRRAGRGVGAPRGDGEQVEPAQQNGQQPVARADEQTEGRAQRDQQRPLREGGQARQQVNQQGSQQGTAQGNQTAAQQSGQQAPQRDGQQTQPGGYDDGDERGGRRRRSRDRYRDRDRDRKRGRTRPGAGELAGLDDIEVTEDDVLLPVAGILDVLDSYAFVRTSGYLPGANDVYVSLGQVKKSGLRRGDAITGAVRQPREGEQPPPLQGNRPNKFNALVRLDTVNGMAPDEARNRPEFTKLTPLYPQERLRLESDVTRLTPRVIDIVAPIGKGQRGLIVAPPKAGKTIIMQQIANAITTNNPEVHLMVVLVDERPEEVTDMERTVKGEVIASTFDRPASDHTIVAELAIERAKRLVELGQDVVVLLDSLTRLSRAYNLAAPASGRILSGGVDASALYPPKRFFGAARNIENGGSLTILASALVETGSKMDEVIFEEFKGTGNMELRLSRSLADKRIFPAVDVNASGTRREEILIAPDELKIIWKLRRVMGALDQQQAIELLIGKLRDTKSNVEFLLQVQKTTPGGPGADEKSGRVVI, from the coding sequence GTGACTGACACCATCGAACCCGCCGTGAGCACCTCCGGCGGGTCCGCCCCGAGCGGCTCGATCGCCGCTCTGCGCCTGCCGGAGCTGCAGGCGCTCGCGTCCCAGCTGGGCGTGAAGGGCACCTCCAAGATGCGCAAGGGCGATCTCGTCCAGGCCATCTCCGCCGCCCGCGGCGGCTCGCGCCCCCAGGCGCTCGAGCCGCGCCGGACCGGCGAGACCGTCGCGGTCGCCGAGACCACCGGTCGCACCCGCAGCCGTGCCCAGGCCCCGGTCCCGGCCACCGAGTCCACGCCGAACCAGGCCCCGGCTCAGTCCTCGGCCCAGGCACCGACACAGGTTCCGGCGGCCACCGCGCCGGCCGAGGAGCGCGCACCGCGAGTCGCGGCGTCGAACGAGCCCGCCGGTTCCGACGACGCGAGCGCGACACGCGCTCGTCAGGGTCGCGCGGGCCGCGGCGACGTCCTGGCCGGCCTCGAGGCCGCGCTGGACGCCCGCACGTCCGAGGGCGACCGCCGTGAGGACGACCGTGCGGCGCGCGCCGCCGAGGCCGTCGGTGCCGTGACCGGCGAGCGCCGTTCGCGCCGCGCGGGCCGAGGCGTCGGCGCCCCGCGTGGTGACGGCGAACAGGTCGAGCCCGCCCAGCAGAACGGTCAGCAGCCGGTCGCCCGCGCGGACGAGCAGACCGAGGGTCGCGCGCAGCGTGACCAGCAGCGCCCGCTGCGTGAGGGCGGCCAGGCGCGCCAGCAGGTGAACCAGCAGGGCAGCCAGCAGGGCACGGCGCAGGGCAACCAGACGGCCGCGCAGCAGAGCGGTCAGCAGGCTCCGCAGCGCGACGGCCAGCAGACCCAGCCCGGCGGCTACGACGACGGCGACGAGCGTGGCGGCCGCCGTCGGCGCTCGCGTGACCGCTACCGCGACCGTGACCGCGACCGCAAGCGCGGCCGTACGCGCCCGGGCGCGGGCGAGCTCGCCGGCCTGGACGACATCGAGGTCACCGAGGACGACGTCCTGCTTCCCGTGGCGGGCATCCTCGACGTGCTCGACTCCTACGCCTTCGTGCGCACCTCGGGCTACCTGCCGGGCGCGAACGACGTCTACGTCTCGCTCGGTCAGGTCAAGAAGTCCGGCCTGCGCCGCGGCGACGCGATCACGGGCGCGGTGCGTCAGCCGCGCGAGGGCGAGCAGCCCCCGCCGCTGCAGGGCAACCGCCCGAACAAGTTCAACGCGCTGGTGCGCCTGGACACCGTCAACGGCATGGCACCCGACGAGGCGCGCAACCGTCCGGAGTTCACCAAGCTCACGCCCCTGTACCCCCAGGAGCGGCTGCGTCTCGAGAGCGACGTGACCCGTCTGACGCCGCGCGTGATCGACATCGTCGCGCCGATCGGCAAGGGTCAGCGCGGCCTCATCGTCGCGCCGCCCAAGGCCGGCAAGACGATCATCATGCAGCAGATCGCGAACGCCATCACGACCAACAACCCTGAGGTCCACCTCATGGTCGTGCTCGTGGACGAGCGGCCCGAAGAGGTCACCGACATGGAGCGGACGGTCAAGGGCGAGGTCATCGCCTCGACGTTCGACCGCCCCGCCTCGGACCACACGATCGTCGCCGAGCTGGCCATCGAGCGCGCCAAGCGCCTGGTCGAGCTGGGTCAGGACGTCGTCGTGCTGCTCGACTCGCTGACGCGTCTGTCGCGGGCGTACAACCTGGCGGCGCCCGCCTCGGGCCGCATCCTGTCCGGTGGTGTGGACGCCTCGGCGCTGTACCCGCCCAAGCGGTTCTTCGGCGCGGCGCGCAACATCGAGAACGGTGGCTCGCTGACGATCCTCGCCTCGGCGCTCGTGGAGACCGGTTCCAAGATGGACGAGGTCATCTTCGAGGAGTTCAAGGGCACCGGGAACATGGAGCTGCGCCTGTCGCGCTCCCTGGCCGACAAGCGGATCTTCCCGGCGGTCGACGTCAACGCCTCGGGCACGCGGCGCGAGGAGATCCTCATCGCACCCGACGAGCTCAAGATCATCTGGAAGCTGCGTCGCGTCATGGGGGCGCTCGACCAGCAGCAGGCGATCGAGCTGCTCATCGGCAAGCTGCGCGACACGAAGTCCAACGTCGAGTTCCTGCTGCAGGTGCAGAAGACGACGCCGGGCGGACCGGGCGCGGACGAGAAGTCCGGCCGCGTCGTCATCTGA
- a CDS encoding aminoglycoside 3'-phosphotransferase, translating into MPGPDARTRGRDTEPRLAGPPASDVPVPAAVARFAVGAPLEAVWHNEAGGFTWRALDPDGRPTLYLKWSPADGPDLEAEAQRLAWVAEQVPGVRVPDVVTHGSDGSGAWLVTRAIDADPAVADRWRAEPRTAARAIGAGLRRLHDAAPVASCPFVWSAEQRLAAARGRVAAGEGPSTWHPEHRSLDATRALALLADVPEPDPVVCHGDACAPNTLIDAAGRWAGLVDLGRLGVADRWADLAVATWSLGWNFGTDVPGLEAELLDAYGIAADPRKSAYYRLLWDLS; encoded by the coding sequence ATGCCGGGACCAGACGCACGCACCCGTGGCCGCGACACGGAACCTCGGCTGGCCGGGCCGCCCGCGTCGGACGTGCCGGTCCCGGCGGCCGTGGCCCGGTTCGCCGTCGGCGCACCGCTCGAGGCGGTCTGGCACAACGAGGCCGGCGGGTTCACGTGGCGTGCTCTCGACCCTGACGGGCGACCCACCCTCTACCTGAAGTGGTCCCCCGCCGACGGCCCCGATCTCGAGGCGGAGGCGCAGCGGCTGGCGTGGGTCGCGGAGCAGGTGCCCGGGGTCCGGGTGCCTGACGTCGTCACGCACGGCTCCGACGGCTCCGGGGCGTGGCTCGTGACCCGCGCGATCGACGCCGACCCGGCGGTCGCCGACCGGTGGCGGGCCGAGCCCCGGACCGCGGCCCGGGCGATCGGTGCGGGGCTGCGACGGCTGCACGACGCGGCACCGGTCGCCTCGTGCCCGTTCGTGTGGTCGGCCGAGCAGCGGCTCGCGGCCGCACGCGGCCGGGTCGCAGCGGGTGAGGGTCCCTCGACCTGGCATCCCGAGCACCGCTCGCTCGACGCCACCCGTGCGCTCGCCCTGCTCGCCGACGTTCCCGAGCCTGATCCGGTCGTCTGCCACGGCGACGCGTGCGCACCCAACACGCTGATCGACGCTGCCGGGCGCTGGGCGGGTCTGGTGGACCTGGGGCGGCTCGGCGTCGCGGACCGGTGGGCCGACCTGGCGGTCGCGACCTGGTCGCTCGGCTGGAACTTCGGCACCGACGTGCCGGGCCTGGAGGCCGAGCTCCTCGACGCCTACGGCATCGCCGCCGACCCTCGCAAGAGCGCCTACTACCGCCTGCTGTGGGACCTGTCCTGA
- the rpmE gene encoding 50S ribosomal protein L31, which produces MKSDIHPQYVVTQVTCTCGSTFVTRSTVTSGEIRADVCSACHPFYTGKQKILDTGGRVARFEARYGKKAQ; this is translated from the coding sequence GTGAAGTCTGACATCCACCCGCAGTACGTGGTCACCCAGGTGACCTGTACCTGTGGCAGCACGTTCGTGACGCGCTCGACCGTGACCTCCGGCGAGATCCGCGCCGACGTCTGCAGCGCCTGCCACCCGTTCTACACGGGCAAGCAGAAGATCCTCGACACCGGTGGCCGCGTGGCCCGGTTCGAGGCGCGCTACGGCAAGAAGGCCCAGTAG